In a single window of the Pseudomonas sp. B21-015 genome:
- a CDS encoding NYN domain-containing protein yields MFGPSPSSVMQQHFEHCGQVTQLHSYLVLDEVAENEKPNYASWRRSCRYRLEESGFRLHTKPPKLYQSSEKASITKTTVDIAVDILLHSDRLERVVPVSGDGDFVRLVQALQDKGIWVDIAAHKGVSRDIAKICNSLIDPLMIPGVHYSPDNTYQYIFRVVAFDSREMQIDIEYLDRSPQSLSPHDPAWVRSRIAGTKEMYMSQRFKPGNILAWTGASGLAAYHDID; encoded by the coding sequence ATGTTTGGGCCTTCTCCTTCATCGGTGATGCAACAGCATTTCGAGCACTGCGGACAAGTCACTCAGCTTCACTCTTATTTGGTATTGGACGAGGTAGCTGAAAACGAGAAGCCGAATTACGCTTCTTGGCGTCGTAGTTGCCGATACAGACTTGAAGAGTCAGGTTTCAGGTTGCATACGAAGCCTCCCAAACTCTATCAAAGCTCAGAAAAGGCTTCGATCACCAAAACCACTGTCGATATAGCTGTCGATATTTTACTGCATTCTGATCGACTGGAGCGAGTGGTGCCCGTGAGCGGAGATGGTGATTTTGTAAGACTCGTGCAAGCTCTTCAAGATAAAGGTATTTGGGTGGACATTGCCGCACATAAGGGTGTGTCACGCGACATCGCAAAAATCTGCAACTCTCTGATCGATCCGCTCATGATCCCGGGAGTGCACTACTCGCCGGATAACACCTATCAATATATTTTTCGAGTCGTTGCCTTTGATTCACGAGAGATGCAGATCGATATCGAGTATCTGGATCGCTCACCGCAATCACTGTCACCTCATGATCCTGCCTGGGTGAGGTCGCGTATTGCAGGGACAAAAGAGATGTATATGTCTCAGCGTTTCAAACCAGGCAATATACTGGCATGGACAGGTGCCAGTGGGCTTGCCGCCTACCATGATATTGACTGA
- a CDS encoding 4'-phosphopantetheinyl transferase superfamily protein — MNIPIKSIKLPEDCPADISLWLAHVRFDLPPDSSCFSELCADEKMRLAAFHQTADAARFASTRAALRILLSEKLGKPPGQISFTVDAYGRPSVKNIPCCEAEFPFLDFNVSHSGEYGLIALSMKRRVGVDIQQHTKLDWREVAAVTLSTDESAHIDQLDAPNQLATFYDYWSTKEALLKCVGVGISYGMKRISVHPRSQRSVKWLHPNNGVTRCYAAAPVDAPKNYAAQLAWSITDPC; from the coding sequence ATGAATATCCCGATCAAAAGCATAAAGTTGCCCGAAGACTGCCCCGCTGATATCTCTCTATGGCTAGCTCATGTCAGATTCGATCTACCACCAGACAGCAGCTGTTTCTCTGAGCTCTGCGCAGATGAAAAAATGCGCCTTGCGGCTTTCCACCAAACGGCTGATGCCGCTCGCTTTGCATCGACTCGAGCGGCTTTACGAATACTGCTGTCAGAAAAGCTGGGCAAGCCTCCTGGACAAATATCGTTCACAGTGGACGCATACGGGCGGCCGAGCGTGAAAAACATACCTTGCTGCGAAGCGGAGTTCCCCTTTCTCGACTTCAATGTTTCCCACTCAGGTGAGTACGGCCTGATCGCCTTGTCAATGAAACGCCGGGTAGGTGTCGATATACAGCAGCATACTAAGCTCGATTGGCGTGAAGTCGCTGCCGTCACACTGAGCACCGACGAGTCTGCTCATATCGACCAACTAGATGCACCGAATCAATTGGCTACATTTTACGATTACTGGTCGACCAAAGAAGCTTTGCTTAAATGCGTAGGCGTTGGAATTTCGTATGGTATGAAACGTATATCAGTTCACCCGCGCTCACAGCGCAGTGTAAAGTGGTTACATCCTAACAACGGCGTAACACGCTGCTATGCGGCTGCTCCTGTCGACGCCCCGAAAAATTACGCTGCACAGCTTGCATGGTCTATTACCGACCCATGTTAA
- the murI gene encoding glutamate racemase, translating to MISNSAPIGVFDSGLGGLSVLEALRRRLPDESIIYLADSRYAPYGEKTNEFIRERSAALAKWLVEQGAKMLVVACNTATTHAIASLRDQLKVPIVGVEPGIKPSVLVSVTGIVGVLATAATLRSEKLRDLLSNYSGHCSFICQAGHGLVELIEQGDINSPDISTLLQKYLVPMILAGADTVVLGSTHFALLAPHIKHLFGDQLELIETGTAIARRAYDLLTKSGVKAEEGSSTFLRFCSTTTDSQQIALMKLANRLLSIECQVHAVRIGGDCER from the coding sequence ATGATCAGTAACTCTGCACCTATTGGCGTATTCGATTCGGGTTTGGGAGGTCTCTCGGTACTGGAAGCACTTCGCCGGCGGCTCCCTGACGAATCGATAATTTATCTGGCGGACTCGCGCTATGCACCATATGGCGAGAAGACAAACGAGTTTATCCGCGAGCGTAGCGCGGCGTTGGCCAAATGGCTCGTGGAGCAGGGCGCGAAGATGTTGGTTGTTGCTTGTAATACTGCTACCACACACGCAATTGCGAGTCTGCGAGACCAATTGAAGGTTCCCATTGTGGGAGTTGAACCTGGGATCAAACCCTCAGTGCTGGTGTCCGTTACCGGTATTGTTGGAGTGCTGGCAACAGCCGCAACGCTACGCAGCGAGAAACTGCGGGATCTTCTTTCCAACTATAGCGGTCATTGCAGTTTTATTTGCCAAGCAGGCCACGGCCTTGTCGAGCTGATCGAACAGGGCGATATCAACTCACCGGACATCTCTACGTTACTTCAGAAATATCTGGTACCGATGATACTGGCGGGTGCCGATACGGTTGTGCTCGGCTCCACACACTTCGCTTTACTGGCCCCACACATAAAACATCTGTTCGGTGATCAATTGGAACTTATCGAGACTGGAACTGCGATCGCTAGAAGAGCTTATGATCTACTGACAAAGTCTGGAGTGAAAGCAGAGGAAGGGAGCAGTACTTTCCTGCGTTTCTGTTCAACGACGACTGATAGCCAACAAATTGCGCTAATGAAGTTAGCCAATCGACTACTGAGCATAGAATGCCAAGTTCATGCTGTACGCATCGGAGGGGACTGCGAGAGATGA
- a CDS encoding bifunctional 2-polyprenyl-6-hydroxyphenol methylase/3-demethylubiquinol 3-O-methyltransferase UbiG produces MSSQLSERSIDFSKSIFLESSNVRANAHRLNWRSEVLLSRYADAFKGKKVLDLASHDGRFMHAALAHGASKVVGVEVRADHTISAQENLAQGGHSNDSYEVICGDLVEYLKSVEPGAFDTILCFGVLSHLIEHIEIMREVSRIAPGTFILDTWVALEQWNLRERLRNYRVNSFVTRTQQGGTRGAGLMKRIQSWLANIVPSSHSRTGNLVFLYEDAQAPGATARPSGLMGWANPSLVEMLFDHFGLEYERVDWKSQGITDWTELDDYKRGARESWVARTPQKGEVS; encoded by the coding sequence ATGTCGAGTCAATTGAGTGAACGAAGCATCGATTTTTCCAAATCAATTTTCTTAGAGTCGAGCAACGTCCGCGCGAACGCGCATCGTTTGAACTGGCGATCCGAAGTACTGCTGAGTCGATACGCGGACGCGTTCAAGGGCAAAAAAGTGCTCGATCTGGCGAGTCACGACGGACGCTTCATGCATGCCGCGCTTGCCCATGGCGCGAGTAAAGTCGTCGGAGTGGAGGTGCGGGCCGATCACACGATAAGTGCGCAGGAAAATCTGGCGCAAGGCGGTCACAGCAACGACAGCTATGAAGTGATCTGTGGGGATCTAGTCGAATACCTGAAAAGCGTCGAGCCCGGCGCATTCGATACGATCCTTTGCTTCGGCGTCTTGAGCCACTTGATTGAGCATATCGAGATTATGCGCGAAGTCAGTCGGATCGCTCCGGGCACCTTCATACTCGACACGTGGGTCGCGTTGGAGCAATGGAATCTGCGCGAACGCTTACGAAACTATCGCGTGAACTCGTTCGTGACACGAACCCAACAAGGTGGAACCCGTGGCGCTGGCCTGATGAAGCGGATACAGAGTTGGCTTGCCAATATCGTTCCAAGTTCTCATAGCCGCACAGGTAATCTGGTGTTCCTGTATGAAGACGCACAAGCGCCAGGCGCGACGGCTCGTCCAAGTGGCCTGATGGGCTGGGCGAATCCCTCGCTGGTCGAAATGCTTTTCGATCACTTCGGTCTTGAATACGAGCGCGTAGATTGGAAGTCACAGGGGATAACAGACTGGACCGAGCTCGACGATTACAAACGAGGCGCACGTGAAAGCTGGGTAGCGCGTACGCCGCAAAAGGGTGAAGTGAGCTAA
- a CDS encoding TauD/TfdA family dioxygenase codes for MATLDIRPLSGTIGAQVRGCNICDLVESANIEEVRQAMLKYKVLLFTDQPALPTHTQIAFGRLFGTVETEFPSFAAKPKETPELTIFDGDVASGRASIWHTDLSIAKRPTAMGILCVKEVPESGGDTMWADCEAAYSTLSASMQQFLEGQTAVHDMLSKQYAERPGAFQTKGRNDIDFSNVFGAEHPVVRVHPETGRKCLFVNPFMTSHIVGFSSSESAHLLNFLYAHMQRPEFVVRWHWSKGDVAVWDNRCTMHTAVDDYGSGRRLAHRVCVRGDVPLGVSGVKKTEPATA; via the coding sequence ATGGCAACATTAGATATTCGCCCTCTGAGCGGGACGATTGGCGCGCAAGTTCGTGGATGCAACATTTGCGATCTGGTAGAGAGCGCAAATATAGAAGAAGTTCGACAGGCGATGCTGAAGTACAAGGTGTTGCTGTTCACCGATCAGCCGGCGCTGCCGACGCACACACAAATCGCATTCGGCCGCCTGTTCGGTACGGTAGAAACCGAGTTCCCGTCTTTCGCGGCCAAGCCTAAAGAGACGCCGGAGCTCACCATTTTCGACGGTGATGTCGCCAGTGGTCGGGCTTCTATCTGGCATACGGATCTGAGTATCGCGAAACGGCCTACAGCCATGGGAATTCTCTGTGTAAAAGAAGTGCCAGAGAGCGGCGGCGATACTATGTGGGCGGACTGTGAAGCGGCCTATTCGACCTTGTCTGCCTCGATGCAGCAATTTCTTGAAGGACAGACTGCTGTCCACGACATGTTGAGCAAACAATACGCGGAGCGGCCTGGTGCGTTTCAGACCAAGGGTCGTAACGACATTGATTTTTCGAACGTCTTCGGCGCCGAACACCCCGTCGTTCGTGTGCATCCGGAAACCGGTCGCAAGTGCCTGTTCGTCAATCCATTCATGACCTCGCATATCGTCGGCTTCAGTTCCTCAGAGAGTGCCCACCTCCTCAACTTCCTCTATGCACACATGCAGAGGCCGGAGTTCGTCGTACGTTGGCACTGGTCCAAGGGCGACGTCGCGGTCTGGGACAACCGCTGCACGATGCATACGGCGGTGGACGACTACGGTTCGGGGCGGCGTCTGGCGCACCGTGTTTGCGTCAGGGGCGACGTGCCTTTGGGAGTGAGCGGCGTGAAAAAAACGGAACCTGCGACGGCGTAA
- a CDS encoding sulfotransferase family protein: MSLANPRIAFVHIPRTAGTSFGTMLDDLYCGSQSAKFYGDEQSSVVNEKIDAFRNLSASEKAGFDMLRGHFVYGFDSDLRDIHHVTLLREPIQRLISFYFYALKDRSNYLHSYLLQRRLGLEQFLQSDASIDLDNYQVRAISGARFGSVRERVSQRHLDEAKYNLVERFTAFGLTEQFDRSMNRFARDFMWDLPQLERQNEGAYGPDVTLSESCLSYVTERNQFDMELYGFAKDLFESTADAGDCSINQATRSA, encoded by the coding sequence ATGAGCCTTGCGAATCCCCGGATCGCGTTTGTCCACATCCCCCGAACGGCAGGTACGTCGTTCGGCACTATGCTTGACGACCTGTATTGCGGAAGTCAGTCCGCGAAATTCTATGGCGACGAACAGAGCAGCGTGGTGAACGAGAAGATCGATGCGTTCCGTAACCTGAGCGCCAGCGAGAAAGCTGGGTTCGATATGTTGCGGGGCCATTTCGTCTACGGCTTCGATAGCGATCTGCGTGACATCCATCACGTGACGTTGTTGAGGGAGCCGATTCAACGACTGATTTCCTTCTATTTTTACGCGCTCAAAGACCGCAGCAACTATCTGCACTCCTACCTGTTACAGCGGCGCCTGGGACTTGAGCAATTCCTGCAGAGCGATGCCAGCATCGATTTGGACAACTATCAGGTGCGGGCGATCTCAGGTGCCCGGTTCGGCTCGGTGCGCGAGCGTGTGTCGCAGCGGCATCTGGACGAGGCCAAGTACAACCTTGTTGAGCGCTTTACCGCGTTCGGTCTGACCGAGCAATTCGATCGATCGATGAATCGTTTTGCGCGCGACTTTATGTGGGATTTGCCGCAACTGGAGCGGCAAAACGAAGGTGCTTACGGTCCGGATGTGACGCTGTCCGAGTCGTGTCTGAGCTACGTCACAGAAAGAAATCAGTTCGACATGGAGTTATACGGCTTCGCGAAGGACCTGTTCGAGTCCACCGCTGATGCTGGTGATTGCAGTATCAATCAGGCAACAAGGAGTGCATGA